One stretch of Halorientalis litorea DNA includes these proteins:
- a CDS encoding helix-turn-helix domain-containing protein, giving the protein MLTEGEVRALTVLHGEQTVSEFATQLDRSLSYTSELVDRLEATGLVETRRQGKTKQIRPSDAKALELLADITQEYSHIEWPELLSGATFRVLYYLETPRVVMELARRANIHRSTVHRALDPLQHRGIIYETDEDAYVLNEGFEQLSTLARELVHHDHRQTVEQHTDTYTILWESLDEFLVQTADEITAEDFLSTGPERFQTYDLPLLARDRRYYFHSETMNDLSPAMLCCHMLVIDSGARTQSYCLLLLSHVDVDRDELRDQATKYGVDDLVEDLLTYLDTSGEERASRLPEWEEFQELAADYGVSA; this is encoded by the coding sequence ATGCTTACCGAAGGCGAGGTTCGCGCGCTCACCGTCCTTCACGGTGAACAGACAGTCTCCGAATTTGCGACCCAGCTGGACCGCAGTCTCAGCTACACGTCTGAACTTGTCGATCGTCTCGAAGCGACCGGACTCGTCGAGACGCGTCGACAAGGGAAAACAAAGCAGATCCGGCCATCGGACGCAAAAGCACTCGAACTCCTCGCAGACATCACCCAAGAGTATTCGCACATCGAATGGCCTGAACTGTTGTCGGGCGCGACGTTCCGCGTTCTCTACTATCTTGAAACACCGCGGGTCGTAATGGAGCTCGCACGCCGGGCCAACATTCACAGGAGTACCGTCCATCGCGCCCTCGATCCACTTCAGCATCGAGGGATCATCTACGAAACTGACGAGGATGCATATGTGCTGAACGAGGGATTCGAACAACTGAGTACGCTTGCTCGGGAACTCGTTCACCACGACCATCGCCAGACCGTCGAACAACACACCGACACCTACACGATTCTCTGGGAGTCACTCGACGAGTTCCTCGTCCAGACCGCAGATGAGATTACCGCCGAGGACTTCCTTTCGACGGGGCCAGAGCGTTTCCAGACCTACGACCTGCCCCTTCTGGCCCGCGACCGTCGGTACTATTTCCATTCAGAGACGATGAATGATCTCTCGCCGGCGATGCTGTGCTGTCATATGCTCGTGATCGATTCGGGCGCACGTACCCAGTCATACTGTCTGCTCCTGCTCAGCCACGTTGACGTCGACCGTGACGAACTGCGTGACCAGGCCACAAAGTACGGCGTCGACGATCTCGTCGAGGACTTGCTCACGTATCTCGACACGAGTGGCGAGGAGCGGGCATCTCGACTTCCCGAGTGGGAGGAGTTCCAAGAATTGGCTGCGGACTACGGGGTGTCAGCATGA
- a CDS encoding DUF6036 family nucleotidyltransferase: MRARFDSSYIRSELERIGEQLDDPLTVFLIGGGAMAFQDLKTTTKDIDLIVASGDDLGQLQAVLLELGYNIVREPDEEYEALGAQRILENDDGCRIDIFHQQVIDKLVLSDGIRKRSERYLNPSNLVVELVSPEDIFLFKAVAGRVDDIEDMFSLLQTDLDFDVVEAELAAQIDLLDQELFVTYVNEALADLTEQHNVRTPLHEPVAEITERVYEELEVLHALDEPKSMPALQQELDYTTVELQDIVSRLEEKDAIKGTADRIERLSTTI, encoded by the coding sequence ATGAGGGCGCGATTCGACAGTTCGTACATTCGGTCGGAACTCGAGCGCATCGGCGAGCAGCTAGACGACCCGCTCACTGTCTTCTTGATCGGCGGTGGGGCAATGGCGTTCCAGGATCTCAAGACCACTACCAAGGATATCGATCTCATCGTCGCATCCGGTGATGACCTCGGGCAGCTCCAAGCAGTACTGCTCGAACTTGGTTACAATATCGTTCGGGAACCGGACGAAGAATACGAAGCGCTCGGTGCTCAGCGAATCCTCGAGAACGATGATGGGTGTCGAATCGACATCTTTCACCAGCAGGTAATCGATAAACTGGTTCTTTCTGACGGGATTCGGAAGCGCAGCGAGCGGTACCTCAACCCCAGCAACTTGGTGGTCGAACTCGTGAGCCCAGAGGACATCTTCCTATTCAAGGCGGTCGCCGGACGGGTGGACGATATCGAAGATATGTTTTCGCTGCTGCAGACTGACCTCGATTTCGACGTCGTCGAAGCAGAACTCGCCGCGCAGATCGACCTCTTGGACCAAGAGCTATTCGTGACATACGTGAACGAGGCGTTGGCCGATCTCACCGAGCAACACAACGTGAGGACACCCCTGCATGAGCCGGTCGCGGAGATTACAGAGCGCGTATACGAGGAACTCGAAGTGCTTCACGCCCTCGACGAACCGAAATCTATGCCTGCCCTCCAGCAGGAACTCGATTACACCACGGTTGAACTACAGGATATCGTGAGTCGTCTCGAGGAGAAAGACGCAATCAAGGGAACCGCTGATCGCATCGAGCGTCTTTCGACGACGATCTGA
- a CDS encoding DUF7558 family protein, producing the protein MQQTLTGCAFCDAPPSTETGEAHTWGEDERVTHPICVDCAIQMDPDPDERDRYACDGCGLVVDALAALTRFRVELGHLEGPLQLCARCSPGGPATYWTHDLDEHLVE; encoded by the coding sequence ATGCAGCAGACGCTTACAGGGTGTGCGTTCTGCGACGCTCCGCCCAGCACCGAGACTGGCGAGGCCCACACCTGGGGGGAAGATGAGCGGGTCACCCACCCTATCTGCGTCGACTGCGCGATCCAGATGGATCCGGATCCCGACGAGCGCGATCGCTACGCCTGCGATGGCTGTGGTCTCGTCGTCGACGCCCTCGCGGCGCTCACGCGTTTCCGTGTGGAACTCGGCCATCTCGAGGGGCCGCTGCAGCTGTGTGCGCGATGTAGTCCTGGCGGGCCCGCGACGTACTGGACGCACGACCTCGATGAGCATCTCGTTGAGTGA
- a CDS encoding phage NrS-1 polymerase family protein produces the protein MNKNIIDEPEEIPETLRERDQWVCWREEERDGKPTKIPVTPGGGGFASSTESETWASFETALDYTETAHADGVGFVFTDDDPIVGVDLDDCRDPETGDVDDAALDIIERLDSYTEVSPSGTGYHVLIRGELPDGRNRRGSIELYDTARFFTVTGDHVERTPTCVARRQDALRAIHREYVQETERDTAAEPEQRGSADDESPTTGAAGVDVDLEDDDLLEKARNASNGEKFERLWNGNTVGYDSQSEADMALCCLLAFWTGGDRTQMEQLFRQSGLMREKWDEVHYADGSTYGEKTIERAIATTSEFYDPDAGDDTADEIPATSSPDVGAADSERSRAYLAEKNQILSDRVDELEATLTEKTERIDALEAEVKRLTDELATRGQEEECQGEHAATTSENSSESESSSLLGRLFGGRSK, from the coding sequence ATGAATAAGAATATCATCGACGAACCGGAGGAGATTCCGGAGACGCTACGCGAACGGGACCAGTGGGTGTGCTGGCGCGAAGAAGAGCGGGACGGCAAGCCGACGAAGATTCCGGTGACGCCGGGAGGTGGGGGGTTCGCGTCATCAACAGAGTCGGAGACCTGGGCGAGTTTCGAGACAGCGCTCGACTACACCGAGACGGCACACGCCGATGGCGTCGGGTTCGTGTTTACCGACGACGACCCCATCGTCGGCGTCGATCTGGACGACTGCCGCGACCCGGAAACCGGCGACGTCGACGACGCGGCACTAGACATCATCGAGCGCCTCGACTCCTATACGGAGGTGTCACCGTCCGGCACCGGCTATCACGTCCTCATCAGGGGCGAACTTCCCGACGGGCGGAACCGTCGCGGGAGCATCGAACTGTACGACACGGCACGCTTTTTCACCGTCACTGGCGATCACGTCGAGCGGACACCAACGTGCGTCGCACGTCGACAGGACGCGCTCAGAGCGATTCACCGTGAGTACGTTCAGGAGACAGAGCGTGACACGGCAGCAGAGCCCGAACAGCGTGGTAGCGCTGACGACGAGTCACCGACGACCGGTGCAGCCGGCGTTGACGTCGACCTCGAAGACGATGACCTCCTCGAGAAAGCGCGAAACGCATCGAACGGCGAGAAGTTCGAGCGGCTCTGGAACGGGAATACGGTCGGCTACGACAGTCAGTCCGAGGCCGACATGGCGCTGTGCTGTTTGCTGGCGTTCTGGACCGGTGGTGACCGGACCCAAATGGAGCAGCTGTTCCGCCAGTCGGGATTGATGCGAGAGAAGTGGGACGAGGTCCACTACGCTGATGGGTCGACGTATGGGGAGAAGACCATCGAGCGAGCAATTGCGACTACTTCGGAGTTCTACGACCCGGACGCCGGCGACGATACCGCGGACGAGATCCCCGCCACATCGTCGCCAGACGTCGGCGCTGCTGACTCGGAGCGGAGTCGCGCATATCTCGCCGAGAAGAACCAGATCTTGAGCGACCGCGTCGACGAGCTCGAGGCGACACTCACGGAGAAAACCGAGCGCATCGACGCTCTCGAAGCGGAGGTCAAGCGACTCACTGACGAACTTGCCACCCGTGGCCAGGAGGAGGAGTGCCAGGGCGAGCACGCCGCTACTACGAGTGAGAACAGTAGTGAGTCAGAGTCATCCTCACTGTTGGGTCGGTTATTCGGCGGTCGGTCCAAGTAG